Part of the Cyprinus carpio isolate SPL01 chromosome A23, ASM1834038v1, whole genome shotgun sequence genome, AGTTACAAGGCAAACAAAGGATCAAAGGATAGGCATACAAATGAATCTAGATCTATCTATACACAATACCGGAGTACATACCAGATCAAGAACTTTAAGTATCTTCTGGGTCTTCTCTCTGATAACTCCTCCCTTCCTTCTGAAGAGCTCGATCAGTTTAATGTGGTGGTTGTCCAAAGATGCCAGGAATCTTGTCTGAAGTGGAACAGTTGTAATCCTGAGAAATTCAGCATTgatcaaaaatatgaaataaaacagaacacaGAAGAATGATTACATGACATCTACATGTGAGATACATTCagaaatacaaaattacaaaaaaaaaaaaattaaaatgcatgtcattttgaacaatttgtaatatttcataggaGATTTCTTATAATAGGCCATTAGTATCCTCTACTTTACAGGCCATTACTTATAGTTCAAAATATTACATGCCTCATCCTCTGTGAACAATGCAGGCCATCTTTCTATCAACTCTTCAACTCCCAATTCCTTTTCCACAATTTCTTGTCTTCGCAGTGAAAAGGTTTTGGCCATTTTGTCCTTTACAACTGCACGATTGTCTCGTTTCTTTACTTCTGTTAAAAGTGAATGTCTCTCATTTTCCAGTTTTTCTCGAGTCTCTCCAGTTGGAATGTCGGGTATATGGTTAGCTTCTCCTCTCTTTGGTCTCTTTACTTTTTTTGCTGGCAAGGCATCCTCTGGGGCTTTGGACTTCAATGAATTTACAAGTAACTCAGAACACCC contains:
- the LOC109098495 gene encoding uncharacterized protein LOC109098495 isoform X2 → MAKTFSLRRQEIVEKELGVEELIERWPALFTEDEINAEFLRITTVPLQTRFLASLDNHHIKLIELFRRKGGVIREKTQKILKVLDLSLEVNMKRECLLKCLILYFGEDLDQLIKEYLVVQRDEAETELASSTMAVFVIREEGDSLQPPHDIGVVNLCAELELSR